A stretch of Cyanobacterium sp. HL-69 DNA encodes these proteins:
- the spmB gene encoding spore maturation protein B translates to MIESIADIFNTTAKYIIPLLLMGIPFYALVFKKVKVYEVFTEGAKDGFTIAIQIIPYLVAILVAIGMFRASGALDIMLNILSPVLSVLGFPPENLLLAIMRPLSGGGSFGLLSDLVETYGPDSLISKIAATMYGSTETTFYILAVYFGSVGIKRVRHALFAGLIADVVGIFSAVYICRLFFV, encoded by the coding sequence ATGATTGAATCCATTGCCGACATATTTAACACCACCGCCAAATATATAATTCCCCTTCTTTTAATGGGCATTCCCTTCTATGCCCTCGTGTTTAAAAAAGTCAAAGTTTATGAAGTATTCACCGAAGGCGCCAAAGATGGCTTCACCATCGCCATTCAAATCATTCCCTACCTGGTAGCCATTCTCGTTGCCATCGGTATGTTTCGAGCTAGTGGGGCATTAGACATCATGCTTAATATTCTATCCCCCGTGTTGTCCGTGCTAGGTTTTCCCCCCGAAAATTTACTCCTCGCTATTATGCGCCCTCTTTCTGGGGGAGGCTCATTTGGGTTACTCAGTGACTTGGTAGAAACCTACGGACCAGATTCTCTCATTAGTAAAATTGCCGCCACCATGTATGGCTCGACAGAAACAACTTTTTACATCTTAGCAGTGTATTTTGGCTCCGTGGGCATCAAGAGAGTACGCCATGCCCTCTTTGCTGGGTTAATCGCTGATGTGGTTGGCATTTTTAGTGCTGTTTATATTTGCCGTCTGTTTTTTGTTTAA